A region of the Lycium barbarum isolate Lr01 chromosome 1, ASM1917538v2, whole genome shotgun sequence genome:
CCTTTCGTCCTTGTCATGTCCTTTTTGGTCGTATGTGTCTTTGTGCTCATCAATTGTGACCTTCTTGGTCAACTATTTCTTTGCTGTCCATTCTTTGTGTGACCATTGTTGTCAAATTCATTTTTATGCTCATTTGCTCTGTGACCCTTGCGGCCAGATGCGTCTTTATTACCCCTTTTTTGTCGTGACCCTTTTAGTCTCCCTCTATTAGGCTAATATTTCCTTCTGCCTTTGCTGTAAGCAAGCCGGTTGGTGGTGAAAAACCTACATCCATAGAAAAATTATGAGTTTCCTAAGAAGCCGATTAGTGTGGTTGTCTTCCTGTCTGGTGTCTCCTTTTGATGCTCCTTCAAACCCTCTTGGGCTTGGTATTTCGAGAGATGTTTCTAGGATGTAATTATGCTACatttatttttgaaaattcacagtaaaaatttataaaatgcatgttaatattttttttccttaaagtAAATGTTTGTTCATTTTATGTGTTATGACTTGTGTTTTTTAGAACGAGGTTTTCTAGTTCTTCCCGGATGTATGGTTCTTGACTTTCGTACTGGTAGAATCTTTCTCGAAAATTCTACCCCGATTTCAGGACTTGCTGTGAGTGGTCTTCGTCTTGTCTTGCTATGCAGGAATTGTTTAGGTCCCCTCAAAAATTTTGCTCCAGTCTATTGCTTTACTTTGTCTCTTTCTTTGTTGACTGTTTCTGATAGGGATTGATGCTATCTGATTCTTGTGCCGAACTTTACAAGCTTGATCTTGTTTCCTTTTCCCACCTTATCGTCTCTATGGTTTCCTGGGGTTTCTTGGTTTTCTTTTGTGACAATCGAGCTCGAGAGCGCCTACATATCCTATCACAGTAGGAATTATGGTCGAACATAGTTCGGAAAAAAGTAAgtgagttttggttttactaataaagtGATCGGGTCCgaaatggactgcctacgtatcccactttGGGGAATTCAGGTccttgcgtagttcattacatagatggtTTGTTTTCTCCTATTCTATTACAGAGTACGATTACAACCAAAAGGTATGAATACAAGGAAATAATAATGCAATTACCAGCAAACGGGATCCTAAacatagtatctcttgagcgcGTCTGTATTGATGGCATTGGGCCACTCTTGTTCGTCtatctcggctaggactacggcTTATCTggagagtactttcctgaccatgtatggtccttgccagtTTGGCGCGAATTTTCCTTTATATTCCTCATActgagggaagactcgcttgagtacAAGTTGTCCGATCTGGCAGAGTCGAGTTTTGACCTGCTTGTTGAAAGCTCGAGACATCCTTTGTCTGTATAGCTGTTTGTGGCATACTGCCACCATTCTTttttcctctatcatggccaATTGTTCATAACgatttttgatccattttgcaTCTTTCATctctgcctcttggatgatcTTGAGTGAAGGGATTTCCACTTTTGCGGGTATAACCGTTTCTATACTGTAAACAAGAAGGTATGGGGTTTCTCTAGTGGAAGTTCGAGTCGTCGTTCTATATCCCAacaaagcataaggcaactgctcgtgccaattcTCGTATTTGTCGACCATTTTTCTCAGGATTCTTTTAATATTCTTGTTGCCAACCTCTACGGCTCTATTCATCTGCGGCCGATAGGCAGTAGAGTTTCTGTGGGTGATTTTGAATTACTCATAGATATCTTTCATCAAATGGTTGTTCAGATTGGCACCATTATCTGTGATGATGGATTTCGACACACCGAAATGACATATTAGATTGTTTTTGACGAAGTTGGCCACGACTTTCTTAGTCACTGATTTGTGAGAAGTTGCCTCAACCCATTTAGTGAAGTAATCTATGGCGACTAAGATGAAACAATATCCGTTAGATGCTGGAGGCTCGATGGAtcctatgacgtccattcccCATGCAACGAAAGGCCAGGGCAAGCTTATTGCATGTAATTCTGTGGGGGGAGCTTTGATCAGATCTCTATGTAACTGCCACTAATGGAACTTTTGTACGATTTTATAGGAGTcgtgctccatggtcatccaataatatccCGTGCTCAAGATTTTCTTAGCAAGGATAAATCCATCTATATGGGGTCTGTATGCCCCTGCGTGCACTTCTTTCAGTAAttttgtagcctcttcaacttccACACATTCGAGCAATCTGAGGTCGGGGGTCCTTTTGTACAACACTTCCTTGTTCAAGAAGAAACCATTAACTAACCTCttgatggtcttcttttgatttGCTGAACACTTTGGGGGATACTCTCATTTTTCCAGGTAGGCCTCCTGGTTGGCCATCCGGCTTGGCCTCGACATGGGCGCAGTGAGCTTGCTCTTCTCTCAGTGTGATCACTACTATATCAATATTGGTACTCTCAGGGTACTGGATCATAGACGCTGTTATAGCCAATGCGTCTGCAAACTCATTCTGAGCACTTGGGGTATGCCTAAGGTCAATACTCTTAAATCTCCCACACAATCTTTGTACTAGACTCACATATGGgaatatattttcatttttggtTTCCTAATTTCCTTTTACTTGATTTTTGAGCAAATTGGAATCCCCGATTACTAACAACTCatgtatgttcatgtccaatgccATCCTGAGGCCGAGGATATATGCTTCGTATTCctccatgttgttggtacatctaAAGTTGAGTTTTGCAGCCATTGGATAGTGTTTCCCTGTTTCTGATATTAACACCACCCCAATGCCTGATCCTTTgtagttgactgctccatcgaagaacagtctctAGCCCGAGTATAGTTCTGCCACCTCTTCTTCTATAGCCATCACTTTCTCATTtgggaagaaagtccgtaatggTTCCAGTTTATCATTGACGGGACTTTCTGCCAGCAGATCCGCTAGAGCTTGTCCCTTGATTGCCTTTTGTACTATGTACACTAGGTCAAACTTTCTTAGTAGCATCTtccatttagccaattttcctaTGGGCATTGGTTGCTGGAAGATGTATCTCAGCAGATCCATTctggatataaggtgagtggtaaACACTGATAGGTAGTGTCTCAGTTTTTGGACAATCCAAGTCAAAGCACAATAAGTTTTCTTTACGAGCGTATACCGCGCTTCGCAGgaagtgaacttcttgctcaaatagttgATGGCATGTCCCTTTTTTCCCTCCTCATCATGCTGGGCGATCATGCACCTGAAAGCTTTTTTTGATACTGACAGATACAGTAACAGAGGACTTCTTGGCCTGGACGGTACCAAGATGGGAGGATtggaaaggtatctcttgattCTATTAAATGCCTCCTCCATCCAAATTGTGGGAGGGTCCTTCTTGACTAACTTAAGGATTGGCTCTATAATCACAGTTGACTAGGCTATGAACCGTGCAATATGGTTCAACCTTCtcaagaagctcatgacttctctCCTGGTTTTGAGATGCGGTAAATCCTGAATTGCTTTAATCTTGGTAGGGTCTAGTTCAATACCCCTAcaactgactatgaatcctagaaACTTACCTGCAGGCACTCCAAACACGCACTTTACAGGGTTCAGCTTTAGATTGAATTTGCGAAGTTTTTCAAAGAACTTGCGCAAGTGCATGGTAGGTTCCAAGCTTTCTCTtaattttatgatgacatcgtccatatAGACTTTAATATCTCGATGCTTCATATCATGGAACAGAGTGGTCATATGTCTCATGTACATGGCGCCGGCGTTTTTGAGGCCGAACGACATTATcctgtaatggtagactccccaaggggtaATAAAGGTTGTCTTTTCAGCATCTTCTATgctcatgagtatttgatggtacctggcgaaacaatccacgaatgactgCAGCTCATGTTTGGCACAGTTGTCTGTTAGAATATGGATGTTTAGGAGAGTCAAGTTGTCTTTCggactggcccggttgagatctcggtagtctacACAGATTCAAATCTTTTCGTCCTTTTTAGATACTAGTACTATGGTGGCCACCCAAGTCAGGTAGGATGTCACCTCCACTATTCCAGACTTGATTTGCTTCTCTACCTCGCTCTTTATCCTAATACTCATGTCCGGCTTAAACGTCCGGGTCTTTTGCTTGACCGGAGCAAAGCCTTCCTTAATAGGTAATATGTGGGACATTAGTTCAGTGCTTAATCCTGGCATATCCGCATATGACAAGGAAA
Encoded here:
- the LOC132613604 gene encoding uncharacterized protein LOC132613604 encodes the protein MVDKYENWHEQLPYALLGYRTTTRTSTRETPYLLVYSIETVIPAKVEIPSLKIIQEAEMKDAKWIKNRYEQLAMIEEKRMVAVCHKQLYRQRMSRAFNKQVKTRLCQIGQLVLKRVFPQYEEYKGKFAPNWQGPYMVRKVLSR